Within the Legionella pneumophila subsp. pneumophila str. Philadelphia 1 genome, the region ACGATGTGGACTCCACAATATGAACCATATGTTCTATAATAAACCGATGTAGAAATTGCTGGAATTTAAGTTTTAATTTTTTAGAAAGACTAAAATTTATTAGTTTATCGCAATAGAATTTACAGCATAGGGTTGAGGGAAAATCAGGTTATTGATCCTACCTGATTCCCTCCAGTTTATTTATAGAAGCTTATTCTTATTATTAAATTGAGCTTAAAAACAGATAGAAAGACCCTGAAACATAACTATTTTTTATCGAGCCCCTTATATGTCCATAATTACTACCAATCTCAATCGGGCAATTCATGATTTACAGCAAGGAAAACCAGTAGCTATACCGACTGAAACGGTTTACGGATTGGCAGCACCAATAAACAATAATGCTGCCATCAGAGCTGTGTTTGAAATGAAAGGCAGACCTTTAAATCATCCTTTGATTGTTCATATTGCTTCCAATTGGGATCTGCATAAGCTCGTGGAAGAGGTACCTGAGTATGCGCATCAATTAGCTAGCAAGTTCTGGCCTGGACCATTGACCCTGGTATTCTATTGTAAAAAAGATCAAATCAATCCGCTCATTACCGGTGGTCAATCTACCATAGCGATAAGATGCCCGGATCATCCCTTGACACAAAAATTGTTACAAAAATTAAATATTCCTGTGGTGGCACCCTCTGCCAATCCTTTTGGAAAAATTAGCCCGACAACCGCTTTGCACGTTAAACAATCATTTAATGATGCCGAGTTAACTATCCTGGACGGAGGACGCTGTCGTGTGGGTATTGAATCAACCATTGTAGATGCTACCAATCCTGTTTCTTATCAAATTTTACGCCATGGAATAATAGACGAAAAAACTATTGCTGAAACGATTGCCATAGGTTGCTCGACTCAAAAAAATAATATTCGTGTCCCTGGTAAATTGGATAGCCATTATCAACCACAAAAAACTTTATATTATTTTGATCAATATGAAACCCTTTCCGAATTTTGTCAAAAACGCAAAGGGACTGTTTATGTCATAGCGAATAGACAACCCCCTGGTGTCGAGACTAATCTCTTTCATCCACTGGGAATGCATCCTGAAAAATCGGCCTATGATTTGTATTATCAACTAAGATTAGCTGATACATCCGATGCCATTTGTATCGCTATCGAGCTACCACCCAATACGAGTGAATGGCAGGGAGTACGAGAAAGAATATTAAAAGCCGGGTTCCCCTATTCGCAGCAATAAATCTCAAGTAATTTATACTTTTTTGATTTCGCGCAATTCTGTATTGACAGAACACTA harbors:
- a CDS encoding L-threonylcarbamoyladenylate synthase; translated protein: MSIITTNLNRAIHDLQQGKPVAIPTETVYGLAAPINNNAAIRAVFEMKGRPLNHPLIVHIASNWDLHKLVEEVPEYAHQLASKFWPGPLTLVFYCKKDQINPLITGGQSTIAIRCPDHPLTQKLLQKLNIPVVAPSANPFGKISPTTALHVKQSFNDAELTILDGGRCRVGIESTIVDATNPVSYQILRHGIIDEKTIAETIAIGCSTQKNNIRVPGKLDSHYQPQKTLYYFDQYETLSEFCQKRKGTVYVIANRQPPGVETNLFHPLGMHPEKSAYDLYYQLRLADTSDAICIAIELPPNTSEWQGVRERILKAGFPYSQQ